From a region of the Streptomyces sp. NBC_00193 genome:
- a CDS encoding DUF3224 domain-containing protein — MSTPTPTPTLTPNGFTFKDWEEHPVGPEGVFPRLARATVTNAFTGALTAPATTCAYTVAYTGDSTGTFTGMELVTGTVDGREGAFVLEERGTFDATGTHCSFTVVPGSGTGGLTGLGGSGSFAHRYGDTSVEYAFDYAFTAAAQSA, encoded by the coding sequence GTGTCCACGCCCACCCCCACGCCCACCCTCACGCCCAACGGTTTCACCTTCAAGGACTGGGAGGAGCACCCGGTCGGCCCGGAAGGCGTCTTCCCCCGCCTGGCCCGTGCCACGGTCACCAACGCCTTCACCGGCGCCCTCACCGCCCCCGCGACCACCTGCGCCTACACCGTGGCCTACACGGGGGACAGCACCGGCACCTTCACCGGCATGGAGCTGGTCACCGGCACCGTCGACGGCCGCGAAGGCGCCTTCGTCCTGGAGGAACGCGGCACCTTCGACGCCACCGGCACCCACTGCAGCTTCACCGTGGTCCCCGGCTCGGGCACCGGCGGCCTGACCGGTCTCGGCGGCTCCGGCTCCTTCGCCCACCGCTACGGCGACACCTCGGTGGAGTACGCCTTCGACTACGCGTTCACGGCCGCGGCTCAGTCGGCGTAG
- a CDS encoding YafY family protein — translation MRADRLLSLLLLLQNRGRMTAPELAAELEVSVRTVYRDVEALGASGIPVHADRGPAGGFRLVDGYRTRLTGLTDVQAGSLFLAGAPGPARDLGLGADLTAAQLKLEAALPAELAVRARRIQQRFHLDAPAWFRDADPVPHLAQIAEAVWEQRILKTHYRRWSGAVHRALWPLGLVLKGGIWYLVARAAEAEAGEAGAGGLPAAPGNTEGAVRTYRVGRFLAVDTPGERFERPEGFELAAYWEESARRLEAATRRQTASVRLSPRARRLLPMWFGAAGVRALATAGPPDAEGWVGVELAVESGSVAVGDLLRLGAEAEVLGPPELRRALADTVAELAGRYR, via the coding sequence ATGCGCGCCGACCGGCTCCTCTCCCTCCTCCTGCTGCTCCAGAACCGCGGCCGGATGACCGCCCCCGAGCTCGCCGCCGAACTGGAGGTCTCCGTCCGCACCGTGTACCGGGACGTCGAGGCGCTCGGCGCCTCCGGCATCCCCGTCCACGCGGACCGTGGGCCGGCCGGCGGATTCCGGCTCGTCGACGGTTACCGGACCCGGCTCACCGGCCTCACCGACGTCCAGGCCGGCTCCCTGTTCCTCGCCGGCGCCCCCGGCCCCGCCCGGGACCTCGGCCTCGGCGCGGACCTCACCGCCGCGCAGCTGAAACTCGAGGCCGCCCTCCCCGCCGAACTCGCCGTCCGGGCCCGCCGGATCCAGCAGCGCTTCCACCTCGACGCGCCGGCCTGGTTCCGGGACGCCGATCCCGTACCGCACCTCGCGCAGATCGCCGAGGCGGTGTGGGAGCAGCGGATCCTGAAGACCCACTACCGCCGCTGGAGCGGAGCCGTCCACCGGGCGCTGTGGCCGCTCGGACTCGTCCTCAAAGGCGGCATCTGGTACCTGGTCGCCCGGGCCGCGGAGGCGGAGGCCGGTGAAGCCGGGGCCGGGGGGCTCCCGGCCGCCCCCGGGAACACCGAGGGCGCCGTGCGGACCTACCGGGTGGGGAGGTTCCTCGCCGTGGACACCCCGGGCGAGCGGTTCGAACGCCCCGAGGGGTTCGAACTCGCCGCGTACTGGGAGGAGTCCGCCCGCCGCCTGGAGGCGGCCACGCGCCGTCAGACCGCCTCCGTACGGCTCTCCCCGCGCGCCCGGCGCCTGCTGCCGATGTGGTTCGGGGCGGCGGGCGTCCGCGCCCTCGCCACCGCGGGACCGCCGGACGCGGAAGGCTGGGTGGGCGTGGAACTCGCCGTCGAGTCCGGTTCCGTGGCCGTCGGCGACCTGCTCCGCCTCGGCGCGGAGGCCGAGGTCCTCGGACCGCCGGAGCTGCGCCGGGCCCTCGCGGACACGGTGGCCGAACTGGCCGGGCGCTACAGGTGA
- a CDS encoding S26 family signal peptidase has product MGMLDVQADRVRAGATVEFRPTGTSMVPLVHSRQRVRVAPTDPTLLEPGDIVLARVSGTVYLHLVTAVDPPRRRVQISNNRGRVNGWTGHDRVFGICLAVDDVPRPGAAAKARTAPDTTGPA; this is encoded by the coding sequence ATGGGAATGCTCGACGTCCAGGCAGACCGCGTCCGCGCGGGCGCGACGGTGGAATTCCGGCCCACCGGCACGTCCATGGTCCCGCTCGTCCACAGCCGGCAACGCGTCCGCGTCGCCCCGACGGACCCCACGCTGCTGGAACCCGGCGACATCGTGCTGGCCCGGGTGTCCGGCACGGTCTACCTCCACCTCGTCACGGCCGTGGACCCCCCGCGCCGCCGGGTCCAGATCTCCAACAACCGGGGCCGCGTCAACGGCTGGACCGGCCACGACCGCGTCTTCGGCATCTGCCTCGCGGTGGACGACGTACCCCGCCCCGGGGCGGCGGCCAAGGCCCGCACGGCACCGGACACGACAGGCCCGGCCTGA
- a CDS encoding adenylate kinase: MQRVLVVGISGAGKSTLARELGRLLALPYHEMDELHFSGPGWAVSPSYVADLARIGEGDRWILDSHGPEAARELLWRRADTVVWLDQPRRTVMRRVLVRSLRRSLLRERLFGGNRERWREWLLADHPAWWAWSQYGARRAEIGGLAGDARFAPLRVVRLRSPKAAEAWLRAQRPAGRPPVT; this comes from the coding sequence ATGCAACGCGTACTCGTGGTCGGCATCAGCGGAGCCGGCAAGTCCACCCTGGCCCGGGAGTTGGGACGGCTGCTCGCCCTGCCGTACCACGAGATGGACGAGCTGCACTTCTCCGGGCCGGGGTGGGCCGTCAGCCCGTCCTACGTCGCGGACCTGGCGCGGATCGGGGAGGGCGACCGGTGGATCCTCGACTCCCACGGGCCCGAGGCCGCGCGCGAGCTGCTGTGGCGGCGGGCCGACACCGTGGTGTGGCTGGACCAGCCGCGCCGTACCGTCATGCGCCGGGTCCTGGTGCGCTCGCTGCGCCGGAGCCTGCTGCGGGAGCGGCTGTTCGGCGGCAACCGGGAGCGGTGGCGGGAATGGCTGCTCGCCGACCACCCCGCGTGGTGGGCCTGGTCCCAGTACGGGGCACGGCGTGCGGAGATCGGCGGGCTGGCCGGCGACGCCCGGTTCGCCCCGCTGCGGGTGGTGCGGCTGCGCTCCCCGAAGGCCGCCGAGGCCTGGCTGCGGGCTCAGCGACCCGCCGGGCGGCCGCCCGTCACGTAG
- a CDS encoding MerR family transcriptional regulator yields the protein MFTIGDFAKHGRVSVRMLRHYDALGLLHPARVDPASGYRYYEAGQLARLNRVIALKELGFSLEQVGSILDELVSAEELRGMLRLRQAELESAMAAAAARLTQVETRLRIIENEGTMSSIDIVVKSLPPVRLAELSGVAASYDGQDIGPVIGPLYDELLSRVEAAGVTLTAPGVAYYEDAGDASRPGAVLVHAGVAVAPGVRAEDLGGDVRIVVLPAVERAATVVHRGSMDSVLPTAQALAQWIDANGERSCGYAREVSLACPEDRNQWVTELQEPLGA from the coding sequence ATGTTCACCATCGGAGACTTCGCCAAGCACGGCCGGGTATCGGTCCGCATGCTGCGTCACTACGACGCCCTCGGACTGCTGCACCCGGCCCGTGTCGACCCCGCCAGCGGCTACCGCTACTACGAGGCCGGGCAGCTCGCCCGCCTCAACCGTGTCATCGCGCTCAAAGAGCTCGGCTTCAGCCTGGAACAGGTGGGGTCGATACTCGACGAGCTGGTGAGCGCGGAGGAGCTGCGCGGCATGCTGCGGCTGCGGCAGGCGGAACTGGAATCGGCCATGGCCGCTGCGGCGGCCCGGCTGACCCAGGTCGAGACGAGGCTCCGGATCATCGAGAACGAGGGAACCATGTCTTCCATCGACATCGTCGTGAAGAGCCTTCCGCCCGTCCGCCTCGCCGAGTTGAGCGGGGTCGCGGCCAGCTACGACGGGCAGGACATCGGCCCGGTCATCGGCCCGCTCTACGACGAGCTGCTGAGCCGTGTCGAGGCCGCCGGCGTCACGCTGACGGCCCCGGGCGTGGCGTACTACGAGGACGCCGGTGACGCGTCCCGTCCCGGTGCCGTCCTGGTCCACGCAGGGGTGGCGGTGGCGCCGGGCGTCCGGGCCGAGGACCTCGGAGGCGACGTACGCATCGTCGTGCTGCCCGCCGTCGAGCGGGCGGCGACGGTCGTGCACCGGGGTTCGATGGACTCCGTCCTGCCGACCGCGCAGGCCCTGGCCCAGTGGATCGACGCGAACGGGGAGCGCTCCTGCGGCTACGCCCGCGAGGTGTCGCTGGCCTGCCCGGAGGACCGGAACCAGTGGGTCACCGAACTGCAGGAACCCCTCGGCGCCTGA
- a CDS encoding MFS transporter yields the protein MALGIFCLITSELLPVGLLTPVGADLGVSDGTAGLMVTVPGLIAGFCAPLVTVGAGRLDRRWVLVVLIALMAVANLVAALAPGFGVLLAARLLVGVSVGGFWAIAGGLAVRLVPAHHVGRATALVFGGVPTASVLGVPAGTLLGELGGWRFAFAAVGGLGLLTLAALLLLLPPLPPTRTITFAQLPSLLRRNRAVRAGVAVTFLLVTGQFAAYTFVRPILQDVSGVDAAYVSTLLLGYGVAGVAGNFLAGARDPYRTLFTVGACLAVILALLATVPGAVAGTVLLLAWGLVYGGVSVSLQSWMIKAAPDDAEAASSLMVAMFNLAIAAGALAGGLAVDGISVPAAPWAGAALMALAAVTVRVTSTSRTATRAVTGGGEASAPGATDAGGLAEARDASPADRR from the coding sequence GTGGCGCTCGGGATCTTCTGCCTCATCACCTCCGAGCTGCTGCCCGTCGGCCTGCTCACCCCCGTGGGCGCCGATCTCGGTGTGTCCGACGGCACCGCCGGGCTGATGGTCACCGTGCCCGGGCTGATCGCCGGATTCTGCGCGCCGCTGGTCACCGTGGGCGCCGGCCGGCTCGACCGGCGGTGGGTACTGGTCGTGCTGATCGCCCTGATGGCCGTCGCCAACCTGGTCGCGGCCCTCGCGCCGGGCTTCGGGGTGCTGCTGGCCGCCCGGCTGCTCGTCGGGGTCAGCGTCGGCGGGTTCTGGGCCATAGCCGGCGGCCTCGCCGTCCGCCTCGTCCCGGCCCACCACGTCGGCCGGGCCACCGCGCTCGTCTTCGGCGGAGTCCCCACGGCCTCGGTGCTCGGCGTCCCGGCCGGGACCCTGCTCGGTGAACTCGGCGGCTGGCGCTTCGCCTTCGCGGCCGTGGGCGGGCTCGGACTCCTCACCCTGGCCGCGCTGCTCCTGCTGCTCCCTCCGCTGCCGCCGACCCGGACCATCACCTTCGCCCAGCTCCCGTCCCTGCTCCGGCGCAACCGCGCGGTCCGGGCCGGGGTGGCCGTCACCTTCCTGCTGGTGACGGGGCAGTTCGCCGCGTACACGTTCGTACGGCCCATCCTGCAGGACGTGTCCGGTGTCGACGCCGCCTACGTGAGCACCCTCCTCCTCGGCTACGGGGTGGCCGGCGTGGCCGGCAACTTCCTGGCGGGGGCGCGCGACCCGTACCGCACGCTGTTCACGGTCGGGGCCTGTCTCGCCGTGATCCTGGCGCTGCTCGCCACGGTGCCGGGAGCGGTCGCGGGGACGGTGCTGTTGCTGGCCTGGGGGCTCGTGTACGGCGGGGTCTCGGTCAGTCTCCAGAGCTGGATGATCAAGGCCGCGCCGGACGATGCGGAGGCCGCCTCCTCGCTCATGGTGGCGATGTTCAACCTGGCCATCGCCGCGGGTGCGCTGGCGGGCGGTCTCGCCGTCGACGGGATCTCGGTCCCCGCGGCCCCCTGGGCCGGAGCCGCCCTCATGGCCCTGGCCGCCGTCACCGTCCGGGTCACCTCGACGTCCCGCACGGCCACGCGGGCCGTCACCGGCGGGGGCGAGGCCTCCGCGCCCGGTGCCACCGATGCCGGAGGCCTCGCCGAGGCCCGCGACGCCTCACCGGCCGACCGGCGATAG
- a CDS encoding peptidoglycan-binding protein — translation MPDDDRLLVRPYVAPSGPPHSSSAPAWPEESGRILVPTRFGAAAEEPAPAERTAPSAASSAAAASSAPAVDRQGSRLPLVGLALLALGAAGALAFLLRGPDRDPPRAVVPPNLSVPVLPARSPGAGEETAPAGESLSPPASVAPSATAPPATGRPSSGPSPSTSRDPKPTGPTGTRPTPGGGTLGPGDRGAEVRALQERLHAQGFTYVSLTGVYDEQTRRGVTQLQQNRSIKGDPLGVYGPATRAAFGIEG, via the coding sequence GTGCCCGACGACGATCGCTTGCTCGTACGCCCCTACGTGGCCCCCTCGGGCCCGCCGCACAGCTCCTCCGCGCCCGCCTGGCCCGAGGAGTCCGGGCGGATCCTCGTACCGACGCGCTTCGGGGCGGCCGCCGAGGAGCCCGCGCCCGCGGAGCGGACCGCACCCTCGGCGGCTTCATCGGCTGCGGCGGCTTCATCGGCTCCGGCTGTCGACCGGCAGGGCAGCCGGCTCCCGCTCGTGGGACTGGCCCTCCTCGCCCTCGGGGCGGCCGGGGCCCTCGCGTTCCTCCTGCGCGGCCCCGACCGGGACCCGCCGCGCGCCGTGGTCCCGCCGAACCTGTCCGTGCCGGTCCTCCCCGCGCGCAGCCCGGGGGCGGGCGAGGAGACCGCGCCGGCCGGGGAGTCCCTGAGCCCGCCCGCGTCCGTAGCCCCGTCCGCGACGGCTCCGCCGGCCACGGGACGGCCCTCTTCCGGTCCGTCGCCGAGCACGAGCCGGGACCCGAAGCCCACCGGCCCGACGGGTACCCGCCCGACCCCCGGCGGCGGAACCCTGGGCCCGGGGGACCGCGGGGCCGAGGTGCGCGCCCTGCAGGAACGGCTCCACGCGCAGGGGTTCACGTACGTCTCCCTCACCGGCGTCTACGACGAGCAGACCCGGCGCGGCGTCACCCAGCTCCAGCAGAACAGGAGCATCAAGGGCGACCCGCTGGGCGTCTACGGTCCGGCAACCCGCGCGGCCTTCGGAATCGAAGGCTGA
- a CDS encoding AAA family ATPase, which yields MVKQAEVLLIGGRAGVGKTTVGWEVSARLRAAMVAHCVIEGDFMGQAHPAPEGDPGRRKIAERNLTALWSNYAELGYRRLIYTHTVSVLAENEGMFQRAMGADVRIVRVVLTASDATVREWLTARELGSELEHELASSARKARVLDERTPPDTVRVATDGRAVVDIAREVVDTADWLPRA from the coding sequence ATGGTCAAACAAGCAGAGGTGTTGCTCATCGGAGGGCGGGCGGGCGTCGGCAAGACGACCGTGGGGTGGGAGGTTTCGGCGCGTCTGCGTGCCGCGATGGTCGCCCACTGCGTCATCGAAGGCGATTTCATGGGGCAGGCCCATCCGGCTCCGGAGGGAGACCCCGGCCGCAGGAAGATAGCCGAGCGCAATCTGACGGCGCTCTGGTCGAACTACGCGGAGCTCGGGTACCGCCGCCTGATCTACACGCACACCGTGAGCGTTCTGGCCGAGAACGAGGGCATGTTCCAGCGGGCCATGGGGGCGGACGTCAGGATCGTGCGGGTCGTGCTCACCGCCTCCGACGCCACCGTGCGCGAGTGGCTGACCGCTCGGGAGCTGGGCTCGGAGCTGGAGCACGAGCTGGCGAGCAGCGCCCGCAAGGCGCGGGTCCTGGATGAGCGGACGCCTCCGGACACCGTGCGCGTGGCGACCGACGGACGGGCCGTGGTCGACATCGCGCGCGAAGTGGTGGACACCGCCGACTGGCTTCCCCGCGCCTAG
- a CDS encoding SDR family NAD(P)-dependent oxidoreductase has protein sequence MSRRPVTIVTGGSRGIGAATCVRLAADGHDLVLGYLHDDAAAKATADRVRAAGARCVTVRGDTSEECGVERLFDIAGAEFGAVTGLVNNAGVTGTPGRLADIRTEDLRRVLDVNLLGYLLCCRRAARDMAESGGGAIVNVSSAAATLGSPGRYVHYAATKAATDTLTLGLSKELGPDGIRVNAVAPGIIDTDMHAAMGDPDRPALAAAEIPLGRAGQPVEVAAAIAWLLSADAAYTTGTILRVAGGR, from the coding sequence ATGTCACGTCGTCCGGTCACCATCGTCACCGGGGGCAGTCGCGGAATCGGCGCCGCCACGTGTGTCCGGCTCGCCGCCGACGGGCACGATCTCGTCCTCGGCTACCTCCACGACGATGCCGCCGCCAAGGCCACGGCCGATCGGGTGCGGGCGGCCGGCGCCCGGTGTGTGACCGTGCGCGGCGACACCTCCGAGGAGTGCGGCGTGGAGCGGCTCTTCGACATCGCCGGAGCCGAGTTCGGTGCCGTGACCGGGCTGGTCAACAACGCCGGAGTGACCGGCACTCCGGGCCGGCTCGCCGACATCCGGACCGAGGACCTGCGCCGCGTGCTCGACGTGAACCTCCTCGGGTACCTGCTCTGCTGCCGCCGGGCCGCCCGGGACATGGCCGAGTCGGGCGGCGGAGCGATCGTCAACGTCTCCTCCGCGGCCGCCACCCTGGGCAGTCCCGGCCGCTACGTCCACTACGCCGCGACGAAGGCCGCCACCGACACCCTGACCCTGGGCCTCTCCAAGGAGCTGGGCCCGGACGGGATCCGGGTCAACGCCGTGGCCCCCGGCATCATCGACACCGACATGCACGCCGCCATGGGCGACCCCGACCGCCCGGCGCTCGCGGCCGCCGAGATCCCGCTCGGGCGGGCCGGCCAGCCTGTGGAGGTCGCCGCGGCCATCGCCTGGCTGCTGTCCGCGGACGCCGCGTACACGACCGGTACGATCCTGCGCGTCGCCGGCGGGCGCTGA